A stretch of Heterodontus francisci isolate sHetFra1 chromosome 1, sHetFra1.hap1, whole genome shotgun sequence DNA encodes these proteins:
- the nop56 gene encoding nucleolar protein 56, protein MVLLHVLFEHAAGYALLAVKEVEEIGLLLPQVEASIQTIGKFNNVVKLVAFSPFKSAQSALENMNAISEGIVHEEMRLLLETNMPASSKKRKVILGVADPKIGAAIQEESGIQCQTGGVVAEILRGVRLHFHSLVQGLTALSAAKAQLGLGHSYSRAKVKFNVNRADNMIIQSISLLDQLDKDVNTFSMRVREWYGYHFPELIKIVAENYTYCRLTKLIGNRKELSEESLEALEEIVMDSAKAQAILDASRSSMGMDISPIDLINIESFSNRVVSLAEYRTTLQEYLRSKMSQVAPNLAVLIGEVVGARLISHAGSLTNLAKYPASTVQILGAEKALFRALKSKGNTPKYGLIFHSTFIGRAAAKNKGRISRYLANKCTIASRIDCFSEIPTSVFGGKLRDQVEERLAFYETGEAPRKNSDVMKEAASEAAEVTAQLKRKMEKKEKRRKKREKRKLEALAAEEEEQLPGKRARIQSEENEDVEVEVKKKKKKKKDEEELDVNSVSNGVQETPVQKRRKQQLEAEETETPVSDKKKKKKKAKSD, encoded by the exons GTGCTGTTACATGTGCTGTTCGAGCATGCTGCCGGCTATGCATTGCTGGCAGTTAAAGAAGTTGAAGAGattggcctacttctgcctcag GTGGAGGCGAGTATACAGACCATTGGCAAGTTTAATAACGTTGTCAAACTAGTGGCATTTTCGCCATTTAAATCTGCTCAGAGTGCCCTGGAAAACATGAATGCTATTTCTGAAG GTATTGTTCACGAGGAAATGAGGCTCCTTCTGGAGACTAACATGCCTGCTTCCAGCAAGAAAAGGAAAGTGATCTTGGGGGTGGCGGATCCGAAAATCGGAGCAGCAATCCAAGAGGAATCTGGCATCCAGTGTCAGACTGGAGGGGTGGTAGCAGAAATCCTTCGAG GCGTGCGGCTTCACTTCCACTCCCTGGTGCAGGGTCTGACTGCGCTTTCTGCTGCCAAAGCCCAGCTGGGTCTGGGGCACAGCTACTCACGGGCTAAGGTGAAGTTCAATGTGAACCGAGCAGACAATATGATCATCCAGTCCATCAGCCTGTTGGACCAGCTGGACAAGGATGTCAACACGTTCTCCATGAGAGTCAG AGAGTGGTATGGGTACCACTTCCCAGAGCTCATTAAGATCGTTGCTGAGAATTACACTTACTGTCGGCTGACGAAACTAATTGGAAACCGCAAGGAGCTATCTGAGGAGAGTTTGGAGGCCCTGGAAGAGATTGTAATGGACAGTGCCAAAGCCCAGGCTATCCTGGATGCATCACGCAGCTCCATGG GTATGGATATCTCCCCTATTGATCTTATTAACATTGAGAGCTTCTCGAACAGAGTGGTGTCTCTGGCTGAATACAGGACAACCCTGCAGGAATACCTGCGCTCAAAGATGAGCCAGGTGGCACCCAATTTAGCTGTTCTTATTGGGGAGGTG GTGGGTGCCCGTCTCATCTCCCACGCAGGCAGTCTGACAAATTTGGCAAAGTACCCAGCCTCGACTGTGCAGATCCTGGGTGCAGAAAAGGCTTTGTTCAG AGCTCTAAAATCCAAAGGAAACACCCCAAAGTACGGCCTGATCTTCCACTCAACCTTCATAGGCAGAGCCGCTGCAAAGAACAAAGGCAGGATTTCTCGTTACTTGGCCAACAAGTGCACAATAGCATCGAGGATTGACTGTTTCTCAG AAATACCCACCAGCGTATTTGGAGGCAAATTGCGAGACCAGGTTGAAGAACGGTTGGCATTCTACGAGACTGGCGAGGCACCACGCAAAAATAGCGATGTTATGAAGGAGGCTGCTTCTGAG GCGGCAGAAGTGACAGCGCAATTGAAGAGAAAGATGGAAAAGAaggagaagaggaggaagaagagagagaagagaaagttggAGGCCCTGGctgctgaggaggaggagcagctgcctggaaagcgagcAAGAATACAGAGTGAG GAGAACGAAGATGTGGAAGTTgaagtgaagaagaagaagaagaagaaaaaggatGAGGAGGAACTGGATGTCAACAGTGTGTCAAATGGGGTTCAGGAAACACCTGTCCAGAAGAGGAGAAAGCAGCAGCTTGAGGCTGAGGAAACAGAGACCCCTGTGTCAgacaagaagaagaaaaagaaaaaagccAAATCTGACTAG